One window from the genome of Myxococcales bacterium encodes:
- a CDS encoding CDP-alcohol phosphatidyltransferase family protein — translation MAPTVFEVYQRSKKRVDINSFTEWVARPLAAVLVARVAETRVTPNQLTLASALLCIVAATYLAIGPLWALPAWGFALLFLASFVLDCADGQLARWRAIASPAGHLLDYLMDELKATLIYVSVAVHMWLRDGAAHWLLLGCVGGLCVATGTAMTTFLRRTEITLAPSTWTPEGDPATLAPAHGVLGAIRFAAEWLGRQVIHYPQYIWLLALAARLDLYLWVYGGACALYVGKTALGMLRRFG, via the coding sequence ATGGCTCCGACGGTATTTGAGGTCTACCAGCGCAGCAAAAAGCGAGTAGATATCAATAGTTTCACCGAGTGGGTGGCGCGGCCATTGGCGGCGGTGTTAGTCGCGCGCGTGGCCGAGACGCGGGTGACGCCAAACCAGCTGACGCTCGCCTCCGCGCTGCTGTGTATTGTCGCGGCGACCTACCTGGCGATCGGCCCGCTTTGGGCGTTGCCGGCGTGGGGATTTGCGCTGCTGTTTTTGGCCTCATTTGTCCTAGATTGCGCCGACGGACAATTGGCGCGTTGGCGCGCCATCGCGTCGCCGGCGGGCCACCTGCTCGACTACCTGATGGATGAGCTCAAGGCGACGCTGATCTATGTCAGCGTGGCAGTTCATATGTGGCTGCGCGATGGCGCCGCGCACTGGCTCTTGCTCGGTTGCGTCGGCGGCCTTTGTGTCGCGACCGGGACCGCGATGACGACGTTTTTGAGGCGCACCGAGATCACCCTGGCGCCGTCGACGTGGACGCCCGAGGGCGACCCCGCGACGCTCGCACCGGCGCACGGCGTGCTTGGCGCCATTCGCTTTGCGGCCGAGTGGCTTGGGCGCCAGGTGATTCACTATCCGCAGTACATTTGGTTGCTCGCGCTTGCCGCACGGCTTGACTTATATTTATGGGTTTACGGCGGCGCCTGCGCGCTCTACGTTGGCAAGACCGCGCTCGGCATGCTGCGACGCTTTGGCTAG
- a CDS encoding sigma 54-interacting transcriptional regulator, whose translation MKKFPDTIAPTKVTSDGLTISLRRCRLRLVADPTKQWDFENEEVRLGAMDDNDIVLTDETVSRYHAKIIQEHNGYVLVDNRSTNGSFVDGVRVREAFLRPGARIAIGQAELDFEAIEETVAIAPSRQSKFGRLVGRHPRMQRMYGIIEKIAKTPTTVIIEGETGTGKEVVAQTIHDLSPRKDQGLVVFDCSAVPPNLIESELFGHEKGSFTGAMVTRQGLFEQADGGTLFLDELGELPLDLQPKLLRALEQREVRRVGGAKPIKVDVRIIAATNRNLEEEVKAGRFRQDLYFRLSVVKLDLPPLRERREDIPLLVEHFLKIQKERHGADLKVTRFDASALAALAAYNWPGNVRELVNAVERTMSFSEGDTVTVADLPDNVRDAKGGSHPGVKPLATKLTPSVPLQGVSDVVGTVSVNDPHPGEEFTGAGVTFKDAKERWVAAFERDYIASLLKRHNGNISHASRESDIDRKYFRKLMKKYDIVANDNDTDDE comes from the coding sequence ATGAAGAAATTCCCCGATACCATCGCCCCTACCAAGGTTACCAGCGACGGCCTCACCATCTCGCTGCGGCGGTGCCGGCTTCGCCTCGTCGCGGATCCCACTAAGCAGTGGGATTTCGAGAACGAGGAGGTTCGCCTCGGCGCCATGGACGACAACGACATCGTCCTAACCGACGAGACCGTGTCGCGCTACCACGCGAAAATTATTCAAGAACACAACGGCTACGTCCTCGTGGACAACCGTTCCACCAACGGCAGTTTTGTCGATGGCGTGCGCGTTCGCGAAGCCTTTCTGCGGCCAGGCGCTCGCATTGCCATTGGCCAAGCCGAGCTCGATTTTGAAGCCATCGAAGAGACCGTCGCCATCGCGCCCTCGCGCCAAAGCAAGTTCGGGCGGCTGGTCGGCCGCCATCCGCGCATGCAACGCATGTACGGCATCATCGAGAAAATCGCCAAGACGCCTACGACGGTCATCATCGAGGGTGAAACCGGCACCGGCAAAGAAGTCGTGGCGCAGACCATTCACGACCTCTCGCCGCGCAAAGATCAGGGCCTGGTGGTGTTTGACTGCTCGGCGGTGCCGCCCAACCTTATCGAAAGCGAGTTGTTTGGGCATGAGAAGGGCAGCTTCACGGGGGCCATGGTGACGCGCCAGGGGCTCTTTGAACAGGCCGATGGCGGCACGCTTTTCTTGGACGAACTCGGCGAGCTGCCGCTGGATCTGCAACCGAAATTGCTTCGGGCGTTGGAGCAACGTGAAGTGCGTCGCGTCGGCGGAGCCAAACCGATCAAGGTCGACGTCCGTATCATTGCCGCAACCAACCGCAATCTCGAAGAGGAAGTCAAGGCCGGGCGGTTTCGGCAAGATTTGTATTTCCGCCTTAGCGTCGTCAAGCTAGATCTGCCGCCGCTGCGTGAGCGCCGGGAAGACATCCCCTTGCTGGTCGAGCACTTCTTAAAGATCCAAAAAGAACGCCATGGCGCCGATCTCAAGGTCACGCGCTTTGACGCCTCGGCCTTGGCGGCGCTGGCGGCGTACAATTGGCCCGGCAACGTCCGCGAACTGGTAAACGCCGTCGAGCGCACCATGTCATTTTCCGAAGGCGACACCGTCACCGTCGCCGACCTGCCGGACAACGTGCGCGACGCGAAGGGCGGCAGCCATCCAGGCGTTAAGCCTTTAGCGACCAAGCTCACGCCGTCGGTGCCGCTGCAAGGCGTCTCCGATGTCGTGGGTACGGTGTCGGTCAACGATCCACACCCTGGCGAAGAATTCACGGGCGCCGGCGTCACCTTCAAAGATGCCAAGGAGCGTTGGGTTGCCGCCTTTGAGCGCGATTACATCGCCAGCCTGCTCAAGCGACACAATGGCAACATTTCGCACGCCTCGCGCGAGAGCGACATCGACCGCAAGTATTTCCGCAAGCTGATGAAGAAGTACGACATCGTCGCCAACGACAACGATACCGACGACGAATAG
- a CDS encoding class I SAM-dependent rRNA methyltransferase, with protein sequence MAAAPLSVTPRARLTKPLRSQIELGHPWVFNRAIALPAGVASGQVVQLIDEKGVVASAYVDRDCPIAARVLAVGDAPITMAGMSDRLARCIARRDVAPDLSQTNSRRLVHGEADGCPGLVIDQYDCALAIVFDGEGAEAFWRPYLPALDALLAPRGVRGAWLRRVGAKARTPHGTPPAMVPLYEGSARFEVDLVHGQKTGFFLDQRTNRFDIGGIAAGLSVLNLFAYTGGFSIHAALGGASSVDSVDIAAPATRATLANAELSGVRTSVRAHAADAFAYLKQARAQGRTWDLVIVDPPSFAPSERGLAAGLAAYRELNALAMRSVTPGGIFASASCSSHVRRDAFLDMLGAAAHDAGITWRLTRQGGAGSDHPVSPGFIEGDYLKFARGICHPQ encoded by the coding sequence GTGGCAGCCGCCCCGCTTTCGGTCACGCCACGCGCGCGCTTAACCAAGCCGCTGCGCAGCCAAATCGAGCTTGGCCATCCGTGGGTTTTCAATCGCGCCATTGCGTTGCCCGCAGGTGTGGCGAGCGGCCAGGTGGTGCAGCTCATCGATGAAAAAGGCGTCGTTGCCTCAGCCTATGTCGATCGCGATTGCCCCATTGCCGCGCGCGTCCTGGCCGTCGGCGACGCGCCCATCACGATGGCCGGCATGAGCGATCGCCTCGCGCGATGTATCGCCCGCCGCGACGTCGCGCCCGACCTTTCGCAAACCAATAGCAGGCGCCTGGTCCACGGCGAGGCCGACGGCTGCCCGGGGCTAGTCATCGACCAATATGACTGCGCCCTCGCCATCGTCTTTGACGGCGAAGGCGCCGAAGCGTTTTGGCGGCCCTATCTGCCAGCCCTAGACGCCCTCTTGGCGCCGCGGGGCGTGCGGGGCGCCTGGCTGCGGCGCGTCGGAGCCAAGGCGCGCACGCCACATGGCACGCCGCCGGCGATGGTGCCGCTCTATGAAGGTAGCGCGCGCTTTGAGGTCGACCTGGTGCATGGACAAAAAACCGGTTTCTTTCTCGACCAGCGCACCAACCGCTTCGACATCGGCGGCATCGCCGCGGGCCTCTCAGTGCTGAACCTCTTTGCCTATACCGGCGGCTTTTCCATCCACGCCGCGCTCGGCGGCGCCAGCAGCGTCGACAGCGTTGATATCGCCGCGCCCGCGACGCGCGCGACGTTGGCCAACGCGGAACTATCCGGTGTTCGGACGAGCGTGCGGGCGCATGCCGCCGACGCCTTCGCCTACCTCAAGCAGGCGCGCGCGCAAGGCCGCACCTGGGACCTGGTCATCGTCGACCCGCCATCGTTTGCCCCCAGCGAGCGCGGCCTGGCGGCGGGGCTGGCGGCCTACCGCGAACTCAACGCGCTGGCCATGCGCTCGGTGACGCCGGGCGGCATTTTCGCCAGCGCCTCGTGCTCAAGCCACGTGCGGCGCGATGCCTTCTTAGACATGCTCGGCGCGGCGGCCCACGACGCCGGCATCACCTGGCGCCTCACCCGGCAGGGCGGCGCCGGCAGCGATCACCCGGTGTCGCCGGGCTTCATTGAGGGCGACTATCTCAAGTTTGCGCGTGGGATCTGTCACCCGCAATAG
- a CDS encoding tetratricopeptide repeat protein, with protein MPEHTIPSHLLEQLRSGKAILVVGSGVGLPSWKQLLETMTQTLSSRGREGDDAAVKDLEKLLHKGSLVRALGFLARQLGEDACDKLVEATWKTPGELPPVATLLAQLPFRHVWTTFPGDLLERAWVQASPGTWPEPRVHTYRDVSELSPRRRALVKLLGNFDNYVVTPKSVRRALSHAVDLRDYARPYYVDGTLVFVGFRHGDPDLAALLDRVLSSFEHPQGTHYFLGAGVGPVTVDELKAEHHIEVISLDGKAGGEDSSKSLTVWLERLIAATKEAGISLSSSQPEAGDLDGWLELYHEGDPDARDALVGLEAAARRGADHEKLTAILLAKAELASEDGKRAEALCELAGIYEANLADTRRAFDCWTTAIHINPGDEAVIGNAERLAAVVGGWSELAAEGVELATEIKDPSLAAMWWSRLGGYYLEKLDRYDYAATSLRRAIELDPSREDAHARWCELLRRQQKWVELADAISARAEIISDDSKKADLFLSLGDLCENQLASTSRAIAAYDAALSWEQGSAEALAALTRLYRRDEKWGNLAKSLEQLAVVVEQSGDAAQASTLRREISSLRVEKLGDLEGAITKHEETLRSKPDDVGTLTSLEELYDKTGRSSDYLRVLERLAKIGTDVEKLRRLRRLASELEDRDGELDRAVSAWDQIIALDPKGDDSYRGLARLYQRNEKWYELIAVYERHIAAQKTPSERVSLFLDMAKVYENELSDPHRALEAYQNALALDRQERAAAEAVARLYQRIESWDRAVDALEQIAATSGELGVGSWADAARISHEHLDDKARAERNFEHALALAPTHLPSLRGLANLYEASGRWSLAVDTWLRAEQSASARTERVAHLSQAANLLQDKLQDGHRAMNIRERILKVDPENLDVAGHVVDLYLEKDRFEDAAPVLEMIVRRSAQPAGEGSELDQPVALDRFDRARRHAQLGKCYDELHRSEKAAEHYRHAVELDSEQVEAALGLANALLEQADARTASGPEQAAGLYAEVDKRYREILARHRTALADSQVAEIWLRLGRVSDALGDEKKAEASFRRALERDPTHAATWQAMSDLAQRRSDWKGVIEAQRALLANEEPAEQMRRLEQIGDIARHKQNDVAAALGAYREALAIRQNDTGLLNKLLEVYTEKSDWRRAVDALDALAMAEASPIRRSKFRYAAAVIARDELRDAELAIERFSAALDDEPGHPKAFEASEKLMIDRQDWKGLARGYRKVLKRLGDEASVEKQSELWSKLADVCLDHLGDNDSAMAALEVCVDLQPTAAKRREQLAELYLGAGADKRPDAIAELQALLAMNPDRVEIYKTLSSLYRETGEIDKAWCVAAALVFLGAASPEETAFYQKHRPTQLATSTRRLTEELWQKSVWHAREDRHVSAILAAVSPHLVAKQAQAPSAFGLDATQRLEGEDGLYKMVKYGASVLGLDNTPQVWKNHEEGVRYANTIGVGDQQNRAIPSILISTTIRDEREILFEIGKRLAYLRPERLAALSMPSAPVLESALISALIAAGTQALTTTGQEVGAVDGNRQLSSELQKSLPEPVLAHVATIGHRLSGRLGNGLVTGWRTGTDMTANRAGLVLSGDLEAAARVVARETGSLSSLGPKERLRDLLAYSVSEEYFAVRRYLGLEVAERARA; from the coding sequence ATGCCAGAGCACACAATCCCCAGTCACTTACTTGAACAACTTCGCAGCGGCAAAGCCATCTTGGTGGTCGGGTCCGGCGTGGGGCTTCCGTCGTGGAAGCAACTGCTTGAAACCATGACCCAAACGCTGTCGTCTCGCGGCCGCGAAGGCGACGACGCCGCGGTCAAAGATCTCGAGAAATTGCTGCACAAGGGCAGCCTCGTGCGCGCGCTTGGATTCTTGGCGCGTCAGCTGGGCGAAGATGCCTGCGACAAACTCGTCGAGGCGACATGGAAAACCCCTGGCGAATTGCCGCCGGTGGCCACGTTGCTCGCGCAGCTGCCCTTTCGCCATGTGTGGACGACCTTTCCCGGCGACTTGCTCGAGCGGGCGTGGGTGCAGGCCAGCCCCGGCACGTGGCCCGAGCCGCGCGTGCATACCTATCGCGATGTCAGTGAGCTCTCGCCGCGCCGCCGCGCGCTGGTCAAGCTGCTCGGCAATTTTGACAACTACGTCGTGACGCCAAAGTCGGTTCGCCGCGCGCTGTCGCATGCGGTCGATCTGCGCGACTATGCGCGGCCGTACTACGTCGATGGCACGCTCGTCTTTGTCGGGTTTCGCCATGGCGATCCTGATTTGGCGGCGTTGCTTGATCGCGTGCTGTCGTCGTTCGAGCACCCGCAAGGCACCCACTATTTTCTCGGCGCCGGGGTTGGACCTGTCACCGTCGACGAACTCAAGGCCGAACATCACATCGAGGTCATCTCGCTCGACGGCAAGGCCGGCGGCGAAGACTCGAGCAAGAGCCTCACGGTGTGGCTTGAGCGCCTCATCGCGGCGACTAAAGAAGCCGGCATCTCGCTGTCATCGTCGCAGCCCGAGGCGGGCGATCTCGATGGCTGGCTAGAGCTGTATCACGAGGGCGATCCGGACGCGCGCGACGCGTTGGTTGGGCTTGAGGCCGCGGCGCGCCGCGGCGCTGATCACGAAAAACTAACGGCGATTTTGCTGGCCAAGGCCGAGTTAGCGTCCGAAGACGGCAAGCGCGCCGAGGCACTGTGTGAGCTAGCGGGCATCTATGAGGCAAATCTGGCCGATACGCGCCGTGCCTTTGACTGCTGGACCACGGCCATCCATATCAACCCGGGCGATGAGGCGGTCATCGGCAATGCCGAACGCCTCGCCGCGGTGGTGGGCGGTTGGAGCGAGCTTGCGGCGGAGGGCGTCGAGCTTGCCACCGAAATAAAAGACCCGTCGTTGGCCGCCATGTGGTGGTCGCGTCTGGGCGGTTACTATCTCGAAAAACTCGACCGCTACGACTACGCCGCGACCTCGCTGCGACGCGCGATCGAGCTCGATCCGTCGCGCGAAGATGCGCACGCGCGCTGGTGCGAGCTGCTGCGTCGCCAACAAAAATGGGTTGAATTGGCTGATGCCATTTCGGCACGTGCCGAAATAATTTCCGACGACAGCAAGAAGGCCGATCTGTTCTTGTCGCTCGGCGACCTCTGCGAAAACCAACTCGCCTCGACGTCGCGCGCGATCGCGGCCTACGATGCCGCGCTTTCGTGGGAGCAGGGCAGCGCCGAGGCCTTGGCCGCGTTGACGCGTCTTTATCGTCGCGATGAAAAATGGGGCAACCTCGCCAAGTCTCTCGAGCAGCTCGCCGTCGTCGTCGAACAATCTGGCGATGCGGCTCAGGCCAGCACGCTGCGCCGTGAGATCAGCAGCCTGCGCGTCGAAAAACTTGGCGACCTGGAAGGCGCCATCACCAAGCATGAAGAAACCTTGCGCAGCAAGCCCGACGACGTCGGGACGCTGACCTCGCTGGAAGAGCTGTATGACAAGACCGGGCGCAGCAGCGACTATCTGCGCGTGCTCGAGCGCTTGGCCAAGATCGGCACCGACGTCGAAAAGCTACGCCGCCTGCGCCGCCTGGCCAGCGAGCTCGAAGATCGCGATGGCGAGCTCGACCGCGCCGTCTCGGCATGGGACCAGATTATCGCGCTCGACCCCAAGGGCGACGACAGCTACCGCGGGCTGGCGCGGCTCTATCAGCGCAACGAAAAGTGGTACGAACTCATCGCGGTCTATGAGCGGCACATCGCCGCACAAAAGACGCCCAGCGAGCGCGTGTCGCTCTTTCTCGATATGGCCAAGGTCTACGAGAACGAGCTGTCTGATCCGCACCGCGCGCTCGAGGCGTATCAAAACGCGCTGGCGCTTGACCGCCAGGAACGTGCGGCCGCCGAAGCCGTGGCACGGCTGTATCAGCGCATCGAGTCGTGGGACCGCGCGGTCGACGCGCTGGAGCAAATCGCCGCGACCTCGGGTGAGCTAGGTGTTGGCTCGTGGGCCGATGCCGCGCGGATTTCGCATGAGCACCTGGACGACAAGGCGCGCGCCGAGCGCAATTTCGAACACGCTTTGGCGCTCGCCCCGACGCACTTGCCGTCGCTGCGCGGCCTGGCAAATTTGTACGAGGCCAGCGGGCGTTGGTCGCTCGCGGTCGATACGTGGCTGCGCGCCGAACAATCGGCCTCGGCGCGCACCGAGCGGGTGGCGCACCTCTCGCAGGCGGCTAATCTCTTGCAAGACAAGCTGCAAGACGGCCACCGCGCCATGAATATCCGCGAGCGCATCCTCAAGGTCGACCCGGAAAACCTCGACGTCGCGGGCCATGTCGTCGACCTCTATCTCGAAAAAGACCGCTTCGAAGACGCCGCGCCGGTGCTCGAAATGATCGTGCGCCGCAGCGCGCAGCCGGCGGGCGAGGGCAGCGAACTCGATCAACCCGTCGCGCTCGATCGCTTTGATCGCGCGCGCCGTCACGCTCAGCTTGGCAAGTGCTACGACGAGCTGCATCGCAGCGAAAAGGCCGCCGAACACTATCGCCACGCGGTCGAGCTCGACTCCGAACAAGTCGAGGCCGCGCTGGGGCTCGCCAATGCCTTGCTCGAGCAAGCCGACGCGCGCACCGCGTCTGGCCCGGAGCAGGCGGCGGGCCTGTATGCGGAAGTGGACAAGCGCTATCGCGAGATTCTCGCGCGCCATCGTACCGCCTTGGCCGACAGCCAGGTTGCGGAGATTTGGCTGCGCCTGGGCCGCGTCAGCGATGCCCTTGGCGACGAGAAAAAAGCCGAGGCGTCATTTCGCCGCGCGCTCGAACGTGACCCGACCCACGCCGCCACGTGGCAGGCCATGTCTGATCTTGCGCAGCGGCGCAGCGATTGGAAGGGCGTCATCGAGGCTCAGCGCGCGCTGCTCGCCAACGAAGAGCCGGCAGAGCAAATGCGCCGCCTCGAGCAAATCGGCGATATCGCGCGGCACAAGCAAAACGACGTCGCGGCGGCGCTCGGCGCCTATCGCGAGGCCTTGGCCATCAGGCAAAACGATACGGGCCTGCTCAACAAGCTGCTCGAGGTTTACACCGAGAAGTCCGATTGGCGCCGCGCCGTCGACGCGCTCGACGCGCTCGCGATGGCCGAGGCCAGTCCGATCCGGCGCTCTAAGTTCCGCTATGCGGCGGCGGTGATCGCGCGCGATGAGTTGCGCGACGCCGAGCTGGCGATCGAGCGCTTTAGCGCGGCGCTCGACGATGAGCCCGGGCACCCCAAGGCCTTTGAGGCCTCGGAGAAATTGATGATCGATCGCCAGGACTGGAAGGGGCTGGCGCGTGGCTATCGCAAGGTGCTCAAGCGCCTTGGCGACGAGGCCTCGGTCGAAAAGCAAAGCGAGCTATGGTCTAAGCTAGCGGACGTCTGCCTTGATCACCTCGGTGACAATGACTCCGCCATGGCGGCGCTTGAGGTCTGTGTTGATCTGCAGCCGACCGCCGCCAAGCGGCGCGAGCAACTCGCCGAGCTCTACTTGGGCGCCGGCGCCGACAAGCGACCCGACGCAATCGCCGAGCTGCAAGCCCTGCTCGCGATGAATCCCGACCGCGTCGAAATCTATAAGACGCTGTCGAGCCTGTATCGCGAGACGGGCGAGATCGATAAGGCGTGGTGTGTTGCCGCCGCCTTGGTGTTCCTCGGCGCAGCCTCACCCGAGGAGACGGCTTTTTATCAGAAGCACCGGCCAACCCAGTTGGCGACGTCGACGCGGCGCCTCACCGAGGAGCTGTGGCAAAAATCGGTATGGCATGCGCGCGAAGACCGCCATGTCAGCGCGATCTTGGCGGCGGTGTCACCACACCTGGTGGCCAAGCAGGCGCAGGCGCCTAGCGCGTTTGGCCTTGATGCCACGCAGCGTCTCGAAGGCGAAGACGGCCTCTACAAGATGGTAAAATACGGCGCCAGCGTGCTGGGGCTCGATAACACGCCGCAAGTGTGGAAAAACCACGAAGAGGGCGTGCGCTATGCCAACACCATCGGCGTCGGCGATCAGCAAAATCGCGCGATTCCTTCGATCTTGATCTCGACCACCATTCGCGACGAACGCGAAATCTTGTTTGAGATCGGCAAGCGCCTGGCGTATTTGCGCCCCGAGCGGCTCGCGGCGCTATCTATGCCGAGCGCGCCTGTGCTCGAGTCGGCGCTGATTTCCGCGCTCATCGCGGCCGGCACGCAGGCGCTGACGACAACCGGCCAAGAAGTTGGTGCCGTGGACGGCAATCGCCAGCTCTCAAGCGAGCTACAAAAGTCGCTGCCCGAACCGGTGTTGGCGCACGTCGCGACCATTGGCCACCGCCTCTCTGGGCGGCTCGGCAACGGGCTGGTCACGGGTTGGCGCACGGGCACGGACATGACGGCCAATCGCGCCGGGCTGGTGCTTAGTGGCGACCTTGAGGCCGCCGCGCGCGTGGTGGCCCGCGAGACGGGCTCGCTGTCAAGCCTGGGCCCCAAGGAGCGCCTCCGCGATCTGCTCGCCTACTCGGTCTCCGAGGAGTACTTCGCGGTGCGTCGTTACCTCGGGCTTGAAGTCGCCGAGCGCGCGCGCGCGTAG
- a CDS encoding SUMF1/EgtB/PvdO family nonheme iron enzyme, which yields MRHRLIVVVLALAAVSAGRPADRAGGRRGGMVTVPRGAYLVGLTEPEMLEAAAECEAATEAQVCLAYAALLAQMPVRTAVVSTFQLDRFEVTRGQYGACAAAGHCASRPLWLPVPPTWGQAHPMTYVTWFDAQAYCQAQGGRLPTETEWEIAARGNGARRWPWGEQADGSRFNHGAVLRGAFAAVLGQKENFNVTSAPDARDGQADLAPVGTFALGAGPFGTYDQAGNAAEWVFDAWVEEGYVGLAAINPQRDVGIGGLRVIRGGSWLQPEYLGQGGLRDPHNGFGIYDAAMARVDVGFRCARSGR from the coding sequence ATGCGGCATCGCCTCATCGTGGTCGTGCTTGCGCTCGCCGCGGTATCGGCGGGGCGGCCGGCCGATCGCGCAGGCGGGCGTCGCGGCGGCATGGTGACCGTGCCGCGGGGTGCGTATCTGGTTGGCCTGACCGAGCCGGAAATGCTCGAGGCCGCGGCGGAGTGCGAGGCCGCCACCGAGGCGCAGGTGTGTTTGGCCTATGCGGCGCTGCTAGCGCAGATGCCGGTGCGCACAGCGGTGGTTTCGACCTTTCAGCTCGATCGCTTCGAGGTGACGCGCGGGCAATACGGCGCCTGCGCGGCGGCGGGACATTGTGCCTCTCGGCCGTTGTGGTTGCCGGTGCCGCCAACGTGGGGGCAGGCGCACCCCATGACCTACGTCACCTGGTTCGATGCCCAGGCGTATTGTCAGGCCCAGGGTGGACGCTTGCCGACGGAGACCGAGTGGGAAATCGCGGCGCGTGGCAACGGCGCGCGTCGCTGGCCTTGGGGCGAGCAGGCCGATGGCTCGCGTTTCAATCACGGCGCGGTCCTGCGCGGCGCCTTTGCGGCGGTGCTCGGGCAAAAGGAGAATTTCAACGTGACGAGCGCTCCCGATGCGCGCGACGGCCAGGCGGACCTAGCGCCCGTCGGTACGTTTGCGCTCGGCGCCGGGCCGTTTGGCACCTACGATCAAGCCGGCAACGCCGCCGAATGGGTGTTTGATGCCTGGGTAGAAGAGGGCTACGTTGGCCTCGCCGCCATCAACCCGCAGCGCGACGTCGGCATCGGCGGTCTGCGCGTGATTCGCGGCGGCTCCTGGCTGCAGCCCGAGTATCTCGGCCAAGGAGGCTTGCGCGATCCGCACAACGGCTTTGGCATTTACGACGCCGCCATGGCGCGCGTCGACGTGGGCTTTCGCTGCGCGCGCAGCGGGCGCTAA
- the orn gene encoding oligoribonuclease, whose product MTTAMSGVLVWMDMEMSGLDAAKERILEAAMILTDAQLKVIAEGPELVIHQSAEVLAGMDEWNTRTHTASGLVARVAASTIDVAAAEAAIVAAINAHVPGTDRPVLAGNSIHQDRRFIRRYMPTLDARLHYRMVDVSTIKELARRWYPETLAAMPPKGEAHRALQDVRDSIEELRYYRGALFRGPAPVEAT is encoded by the coding sequence ATGACGACTGCCATGAGCGGCGTACTGGTCTGGATGGATATGGAGATGAGCGGCCTCGATGCCGCCAAGGAGCGCATCCTCGAGGCGGCGATGATCTTGACCGACGCCCAGCTCAAGGTCATCGCCGAAGGCCCCGAGCTCGTCATCCACCAGAGCGCCGAAGTGCTCGCGGGCATGGACGAATGGAACACGCGCACCCATACGGCCTCGGGCTTGGTGGCGCGGGTGGCGGCCAGCACGATCGACGTCGCGGCCGCCGAAGCCGCGATCGTGGCGGCCATCAACGCGCATGTTCCAGGCACCGATCGCCCGGTGTTGGCCGGCAACTCGATCCACCAAGATCGAAGGTTTATCCGCCGCTATATGCCAACGCTTGATGCACGCTTGCACTACCGCATGGTCGACGTCTCGACCATCAAGGAATTGGCGCGGCGGTGGTACCCCGAAACCCTGGCCGCCATGCCACCCAAGGGCGAGGCCCATCGCGCGTTGCAAGACGTTCGCGACTCGATCGAAGAGCTGCGGTACTACCGCGGCGCGCTTTTTCGCGGCCCCGCCCCCGTCGAGGCAACCTAA
- a CDS encoding metallophosphoesterase, producing MKLRRFSLFAAISWSLVGLWFFTAGSACQKTTDKPVEPTLAAVADAAPLPLAGACEQAVAPITSTSKGRVVALGDVHGDLRAAQAALTLAGVVDASGAWRGGTTTVVQTGDILDRGDQEQAIIDWFEALEAQASAAGGAFIWLVGNHEAMNAAGDVRYVTPGGFDDFGGPAARAAAFSPGGAYARVMAGQRVVAIVDGIAFSHAGINETWADQVAQLNSETVCWLAAASPNQRPPAGLVAQDGPVWTREFGGAAVDCAAVARALARLGASRMVVGHTVQAGGINSTCDGAVWRIDAGMSAHYGGVPQAVEFVAGAPPRIIVAATTTAN from the coding sequence ATGAAGCTACGGCGATTTAGCCTATTTGCTGCAATTAGCTGGTCGCTGGTGGGCTTGTGGTTTTTTACGGCCGGCAGCGCCTGCCAAAAAACGACCGACAAACCCGTCGAGCCCACGCTGGCCGCGGTCGCGGATGCCGCGCCGCTGCCGCTTGCGGGTGCGTGCGAGCAGGCCGTGGCGCCAATCACCAGCACTAGCAAAGGCCGCGTCGTGGCGCTTGGCGATGTGCATGGCGATCTGCGCGCAGCTCAGGCGGCCCTCACGTTGGCGGGCGTTGTCGATGCGAGCGGCGCGTGGCGCGGCGGCACCACCACGGTCGTACAGACCGGCGATATCCTCGATCGCGGGGACCAAGAGCAAGCGATCATCGATTGGTTCGAGGCGCTCGAGGCGCAGGCGTCGGCGGCAGGCGGCGCTTTTATTTGGCTGGTGGGCAATCACGAAGCGATGAACGCCGCCGGCGACGTTCGCTATGTCACGCCGGGCGGCTTTGACGATTTTGGTGGGCCTGCAGCGCGCGCCGCGGCGTTTTCGCCGGGCGGTGCTTACGCCCGGGTGATGGCCGGGCAGCGCGTCGTCGCCATCGTCGACGGCATCGCGTTTTCGCATGCGGGCATCAACGAGACCTGGGCCGATCAGGTTGCGCAACTTAATAGCGAAACGGTTTGCTGGCTCGCCGCGGCGAGCCCCAACCAGCGGCCCCCAGCAGGCTTGGTTGCGCAAGATGGCCCGGTGTGGACGCGCGAGTTTGGTGGCGCCGCGGTGGATTGCGCCGCGGTCGCGCGTGCGCTTGCGCGCCTAGGTGCGTCGCGCATGGTCGTCGGGCATACGGTGCAGGCCGGTGGCATCAACAGCACGTGCGACGGCGCCGTGTGGCGCATCGACGCCGGCATGTCGGCGCACTACGGCGGCGTGCCACAAGCTGTGGAATTCGTCGCCGGTGCACCCCCGCGCATCATCGTCGCCGCTACAACCACCGCCAACTAG